One part of the Ailuropoda melanoleuca isolate Jingjing chromosome 6, ASM200744v2, whole genome shotgun sequence genome encodes these proteins:
- the CTBP2 gene encoding C-terminal-binding protein 2 isoform X2, translating into MNGPLHPRPLVALLDGRDCTVEMPILKDLATVAFCDAQSTQEIHEKVLNEAVGAMMYHTITLTREDLEKFKALRVIVRIGSGYDNVDIKAAGELGIAVCNIPSAAVEETADSTICHILNLYRRNTWLYQALREGTRVQSVEQIREVASGAARIRGETLGLIGFGRTGQAVAVRAKAFGFSVIFYDPYLQDGIERSLGVQRVYTLQDLLYQSDCVSLHCNLNEHNHHLINDFTIKQMRQGAFLVNAARGGLVDEKALAQALKEGRIRGAALDVHESEPFSFAQGPLKDAPNLICTPHTAWYSEQASLEMREAAATEIRRAITGRIPESLRNCVNKEFFVTTAPWSVIDQQAIHPELNGATYRYPPGIVGVAPGGLPAAMEGIIPGGIPVTHNLPTVAHPSQAPSPNQPTKHGDNREHPNEQ; encoded by the exons ATGAACGGCCCCCTGCACCCCCGCCCCCTGGTGGCGCTGCTCGACGGCAGAGACTGCACCGTGGAGATGCCCATCCTGAAGGACCTGGCCACCGTGGCCTTCTGTGATGCACAGTCCACTCAGGAGATCCACGAGAAG GTTCTAAACGAAGCCGTGGGCGCCATGATGTACCACACCATCACCCTCACCAGGGAGGACCTGGAGAAGTTCAAGGCCCTGAGAGTGATCGTGCGGATAGGCAGCGGCTACGACAACGTTGACATCAAGGCTGCCGGCGAGCTCG GCATCGCCGTGTGCAACATCCCATCCGCGGCCGTGGAAGAGACGGCCGACTCCACCATCTGCCACATCCTTAACCTGTACCGGCGGAACACGTGGCTGTACCAGGCGCTGCGGGAAGGCACGCGGGTCCAGAGCGTTGAGCAGATCCGGGAGGTGGCCTCGGGAGCAGCCCGCATCCGCGGGGAGACGCTGGGCCTCATCGGCTTCG GTCGCACGGGGCAGGCGGTTGCTGTTCGAGCCAAGGCCTTTGGATTCAGCGTCATATTTTATGACCCCTACTTGCAGGATGGGATCGAAAGGTCCCTTGGCGTGCAGAGGGTCTACACCCTGCAGGACTTATTGTATCAGAGCGACTGTGTCTCCTTGCACTGTAATCTCAACGAGCATAACCACCATCTCATCAATGACTTTACTATAAAGCAG ATGAGGCAAGGGGCATTCCTAGTGAATGCGGCCCGCGGCGGGCTGGTGGATGAGAAAGCCTTAGCTCAAGCCCTCAAGGAAGGCAGGATACGAGGGGCAGCCCTCGACGTGCACGAATCGGAGCCTTTCAG CTTTGCTCAGGGTCCTTTGAAAGATGCACCGAATCTCATTTGTACGCCCCACACAGCTTGGTATAGTGAGCAAGCCTCACTAGAGATGAGGGAGGCAGCCGCCACCGAGATCCGCCGGGCCATCACAG GTCGCATCCCCGAAAGCTTAAGAAACTGTGTGAACAAGGAATTCTTCGTCACAACAGCTCCCTGGTCAGTAATAGATCAGCAAGCAATCCATCCGGAGCTCAACGGCGCCACGTACAG atACCCGCCAGGCATCGTGGGGGTGGCTCCGGGCGGACTTCCTGCAGCCATGGAAGGGATCATCCCCGGAGGCATCCCGGTGACTCACAACCTCCCCACAGTGGCACACCCTTCCCAAGCTCCCTCTCCCAACCAGCCTACAAAACACGGGGACAATAGAGAGCACCCCAATGAGCAATAG
- the CTBP2 gene encoding C-terminal-binding protein 2 isoform X1: MALVDKHKVKRQRLDRICEGIRPQIMNGPLHPRPLVALLDGRDCTVEMPILKDLATVAFCDAQSTQEIHEKVLNEAVGAMMYHTITLTREDLEKFKALRVIVRIGSGYDNVDIKAAGELGIAVCNIPSAAVEETADSTICHILNLYRRNTWLYQALREGTRVQSVEQIREVASGAARIRGETLGLIGFGRTGQAVAVRAKAFGFSVIFYDPYLQDGIERSLGVQRVYTLQDLLYQSDCVSLHCNLNEHNHHLINDFTIKQMRQGAFLVNAARGGLVDEKALAQALKEGRIRGAALDVHESEPFSFAQGPLKDAPNLICTPHTAWYSEQASLEMREAAATEIRRAITGRIPESLRNCVNKEFFVTTAPWSVIDQQAIHPELNGATYRYPPGIVGVAPGGLPAAMEGIIPGGIPVTHNLPTVAHPSQAPSPNQPTKHGDNREHPNEQ, encoded by the exons GTATCCGCCCCCAGATCATGAACGGCCCCCTGCACCCCCGCCCCCTGGTGGCGCTGCTCGACGGCAGAGACTGCACCGTGGAGATGCCCATCCTGAAGGACCTGGCCACCGTGGCCTTCTGTGATGCACAGTCCACTCAGGAGATCCACGAGAAG GTTCTAAACGAAGCCGTGGGCGCCATGATGTACCACACCATCACCCTCACCAGGGAGGACCTGGAGAAGTTCAAGGCCCTGAGAGTGATCGTGCGGATAGGCAGCGGCTACGACAACGTTGACATCAAGGCTGCCGGCGAGCTCG GCATCGCCGTGTGCAACATCCCATCCGCGGCCGTGGAAGAGACGGCCGACTCCACCATCTGCCACATCCTTAACCTGTACCGGCGGAACACGTGGCTGTACCAGGCGCTGCGGGAAGGCACGCGGGTCCAGAGCGTTGAGCAGATCCGGGAGGTGGCCTCGGGAGCAGCCCGCATCCGCGGGGAGACGCTGGGCCTCATCGGCTTCG GTCGCACGGGGCAGGCGGTTGCTGTTCGAGCCAAGGCCTTTGGATTCAGCGTCATATTTTATGACCCCTACTTGCAGGATGGGATCGAAAGGTCCCTTGGCGTGCAGAGGGTCTACACCCTGCAGGACTTATTGTATCAGAGCGACTGTGTCTCCTTGCACTGTAATCTCAACGAGCATAACCACCATCTCATCAATGACTTTACTATAAAGCAG ATGAGGCAAGGGGCATTCCTAGTGAATGCGGCCCGCGGCGGGCTGGTGGATGAGAAAGCCTTAGCTCAAGCCCTCAAGGAAGGCAGGATACGAGGGGCAGCCCTCGACGTGCACGAATCGGAGCCTTTCAG CTTTGCTCAGGGTCCTTTGAAAGATGCACCGAATCTCATTTGTACGCCCCACACAGCTTGGTATAGTGAGCAAGCCTCACTAGAGATGAGGGAGGCAGCCGCCACCGAGATCCGCCGGGCCATCACAG GTCGCATCCCCGAAAGCTTAAGAAACTGTGTGAACAAGGAATTCTTCGTCACAACAGCTCCCTGGTCAGTAATAGATCAGCAAGCAATCCATCCGGAGCTCAACGGCGCCACGTACAG atACCCGCCAGGCATCGTGGGGGTGGCTCCGGGCGGACTTCCTGCAGCCATGGAAGGGATCATCCCCGGAGGCATCCCGGTGACTCACAACCTCCCCACAGTGGCACACCCTTCCCAAGCTCCCTCTCCCAACCAGCCTACAAAACACGGGGACAATAGAGAGCACCCCAATGAGCAATAG